Part of the Leishmania infantum JPCM5 genome chromosome 20 genome is shown below.
TTTTTTATTTGGTATAGCCCAGCACGTTTCGGCCTAGCAAACTAGAAACCCGCTGCGTTCAACGTGACCtcgcagccccccccccttctcgaTGACAGGGGACACGTCAGAGTGTGGCATCGCGGGGTCAGATACCCGCGATATggggggaggtcagagcgatgtatcgtAGCCGATGTCGGCTAccaggtcctggacggcgtttCGTCGGTGCGAATAGCAAGAATGAACGCGCTTTTACAGTTCACATCATAGGCGGAGTGCCACCGTGGCCCAAACGAATCCAACTCCCGGGCACCCATTTCTACCTTCGTGAAGCCCAAATGCCCCCCTGAAGGGGGATGCGGCGGGCGACAGCCGGGATCATAGGAGCGACTGCGGGGCGGCTGGCGacgcaggggggggggcgagtgGGGTTTGAGGCGGGGGCCGCGCCCTCAGATGACCGGGTCGGCGGATTGCTGTGGTGGATGCGTCCGCGGCTACCACGCGGCTGGGCCTTCGGAAAGCCGAGCACAGTGAATTTCAACTCGCGCAAGAATGGGCACGCCCAAAACGAAAACCACCTGCTTCTGTAtgcctgcccctcccctggccggcgagggcgcgcgcccgcctcctgcgccgacGGGGGTGTGGCCGGGCCCGCCAAGCCCCAAAAGGGGGCGGGCCCGCGAACCCCGAACCCCCCCCCGGCCAAACCACTGCACGCCCCACCTAAGCCCAACCATCACCTGGCCACAAACCCACCCCACGCACCAAGCCTGCAAGAAAACATGACGAAACTCCTCGTCGCAAACGCCGGCACCTGGCAACCATCACCGGAACAATTCAGCAGCGCggtcgagcagctgcacagaGAAGATTCTGTTCGCCGCGCGATCGAGTCGGCGCGGGTTTCCGCCACGCGCCAAGGTTCAATGCATCCGAGTCCAGAAAACAAAGCACGCCTCCTGGCCAggcatctcctcctctgcgagCTAACCGATTGTGGAAACACGCAAGCCAAGCGTCAGTTTTGCAAGAGAGACGTACGTCTTCTCACCTCAGCATACGGAAAGCCACTCACGGCACCGTACCGAGACGGAAATTACAGTGTCACACACGTGGCCGAGTGGGTGTGCTGTGCCCACTCAATGGCCGCTCCTCTCGGAGTTGACGTGGCCGCTGTACATCCTCAAGACAGCGCACCATTTTCGCTATGCTTGTCAAAGCAAGAGCTTGCACGAGTAGAAGCGGTACAGCGCAAGCAGCGGCCGTCTCTCTTTGCGCTTTTCTGGACCTTAAAGGAAGCTGTGTTGAAGGCCCTCGGCTTGGGGCTCTCGACAAGGCTGCAGATGTGCGACATCTGCCTTGACAGCGTCAAGCTAGAAAACCTATCGCTCTTGCCAAACGTGGAACCGGCGTCCGTTTACACTGCACCAAAGTACCGTCTGATGGTCTCGCTGCAGGGTAACACTAAGCAGGCGTGGGCTTGCTCGTGTTTCATGCTCCCCGGAGACCCTCCTCATATTTTGTCAGTAGTGCTTCGGGAAGAGGTGATGGACGGTGTCATTGAGGTAATGTTTGTGTCTCCTCAAACTGCGCTCCGGAAATAGATTGTCGAGGGGCCTGCCCTAGTAGCCGCTGTTCTGTGTATAAGCAATCAGAATGCATATGCACTTTTGAAACTGTGAGCGGGAGCAGTCACTTACCGCTTTCCAAACGGCACTAACGTCTGCAACGCTCCTATGACGCTCACTCAGAAGCATCATCCGAAAGAGGGAATGTGTGGATGCAAGCTCCTTCCTTCTCCATGAAGTGTGGTTCCTCTTTGCTGCTTGTGAAGGTCAGGCCTCCGGCGCTAATGATCGTCATCCGTTCACCCTCTACATATTGCTCAGCGTATTTCATCATTCCCTCATTTCGCattgccttttttttccgcgcGAAGGCTCCCGCGTCAAGTTCGCTGGCGTTTGTACCAACACCAAGCGATTAAACCAAGCTTCGCTGAACCGAAAAAAAATGCGATCACTTGGAAAGGTATCACACCGCTTGTTTCTGCGCTCACTATCCACAGAAGGGCCGCTCTCCACGCGATGGAAGTATCAGCCACGATCCAAGGCAGAGTTTTGGGGGCTTGTGCTCGGTGCCTCTGTCTTTCCGATTTCCGTCTGTGTCATGAACTGGTATGAAAACCGTAAACTGGATAAGCCAGAGCTCGCCCCGGACTTTCAGTCAATGCAGTCTGTATCCCTAAAGCCAAAAACACAGCTTGGTGGGCCGTTTCGATTGCGGGAGAGCCGAACCGGGAAGTACATAACCAATGACGAACTCTTCCAGAACAAGTGGACACTGCTGTATTTTGGCTTTTCCAAGTGTTCTGAGATTTGCCCCAACACGCTAAGGTTTATCTCCGAAGTGATGAAAGCCTGCGATGCGGAATACGGCTCCGACTCAAAGCTGGCTGCAGAAGAAAAGAATCTCCAGGCCGTTTTCCTTAGTATTGATTTTATTCGCGACAAGCCAGATGTCGTCGAGCAGTTTGTGCGCAAATACGATCCGCGCGTTCGCGGACTTTGTGGGACACGGGAGGAGGTAGAggcagctgcacgcgcttGGAGAGTTTACTACTCGTCTGTGGATGAAACTGATGAGGAGCGCGACGCTCGCGAGGCGGCCGGTGTTGCGGCACCACGAATTGACGACACTTATCAGTTCGatcacagcagcgccattTATCTGGTGGGGCCAGACGGCAAAATGAAGGACTTTTTCTTTAAGGAAATGGGGCTCAACGATACTGTAAGCCGAATCGGAGTTCATTACAGTGACGTCTACGGCTTCAGTGATACCCGCCAGGCTACGAGGCCGTGATTCTGtcacacgaaaaaaaaatgcaacATGCCCTTTGCCGTGCTCTCTAGCCCTTTACCATCAACCACAactgttgctgttgtttcttttcgtttgctTATCTTGATTCTTATGCACGGTTTACCGTGTTGTCACACTCAAAAGCGCCCATCTGTATGCAGCCCATCACTTGGAACTACAGAACCGCCTGCATCACATGAAAATGCCACGAGACTGTCAAGAGAAAAGTTCGTTGGTGCTCCTTCCGTCTCTGAACGAGTTCAGTAtgcagctccaccgcctgCTGGTTTGCTGTCATTCCATCTACATGATGCGAAGCCCTGGCAGCCTGTGCGACGACAAATGGCGCTCCGGCGGAAGCCAATCCAATATCTACTGATTTTCCTTCACTCTGACCTCACGCTCTTCCCTGCCTTTCTCTTGTCAACGCAGTACTTCTTTTTTCCCTCGGTTAACAGAGGAAGTGAGGTGTTCGGCGCGCAACTCCCGCCGAGCCTGTCTCGCAtctctgtttttctttgttttgtttctAATCTCAACGGCGAAGGGCATCAGCAATACACTGTCTTTCTGACCAGCCCCAGAAAGCTACGCGCAGCGCTTCTTGCCTTTTGAGATAAACTGGTGTATGCGCAGCATAGAACTGTAGTAGAAACAGCAGCATTTCTGCTTGTCATTTCCCACATACATGGTAAGCACATATATAACATGAATCGCTCGAAATGGACATTGCGGCGTCTTATTCTGGGTCTCAGCGTTGAGGATGCGCAGAGCAAGTTCGACACGCCAGAGTCTCGTAGCATTCTTCGCGTAGCGCACGAGCGGTATAATCAGGGCATTTATCACGAGCTTCACAtcgcacagcggcagcgcaatGGTCTCGCCCCGGAGCGCAAATGTCACATCAGTCGCTTTACGAAACCAAGTGTGCCAGGCTTTCAAGCGTATCTGAAAGGCTCCCCAGATGACTATGTGATCCGTGAAGTTTGGGATGAAGATGACAATGTCGACCTTGAAAGTGGTGCGGTGAGGGCGAAGAACGAAGTGGCTCTTAgtcacagcagcgccatcagcagcgcaCGAGCTGTGTCTCCAAAAATAACGCAAGAGCAAGACGCTTTCAGGACGACAAAAGCGCTGATCCTGAGAACTCTGGCCTCGGCTCTGCAACTCATCATGGAGAGTGTGCTCTCGGAGCTCAAGGGCCGGCGTCAAAGTGGGACACTACTGTCAAAGGAGCACCAGGGGTCAGTTGTGAATCGACTAATGAGCGAAGTGGCCGAGTCCAGCGCGCGGAGCTACAAGAGTCTGTCATCATCATCGCATCTGCTTGAGCCAGTTGAAATGGCAGTGACACTGTTTGGTCGCAGAGACACAGCCGAAGTGCAGGCATTCAATAGCGGCGCCTTCACTGTCCCAGCGGCTGAAGGAGACATCTCCTACTCCTTATGGGTCGCCGGTGGGATTGTCGCGAGCGAGGAGCTCATGGCGGATTTCCCGTTTCACCTCGCCAAGTTTGTGGCCCCTTCTcaggcgtcgtcgccgtcgcatcGGCTGCCACATGTGGAGGTGGAAATCTACTTCTCCTCTGAGCTATTCCAGCTTGAGAAGACAATCGGGCCAAACGGCGTccgtgcgctgcgctcgtTTATCGGCAAGGCCATGATGAAGCAGCACGAGCCCACACCAACATCCACCACACTGCTTCTGGCCGCATcaggagagaaagagcgcgATCTTTACAACATTTACGATTCATCGCGCGATAATGGTGAAGTTCGAATTCCGTGGATACGAAAAGTGGTGACCAAGGTATCCACGGTAACTGGCGTGGTGTTTAGCGCGGAGGACTCAGATGAGAATCCCTCTGTCGATCGCATGCGTGCCTCTGTACGCTCCGTCTGGCGAGCGTGGGGCCACCTCGTCAAGGACCTCCACGTTCATGGTGACCTCGACTACCTCTATGTCTCCATCAGCCGTCAGCAGGAGTGGGAGGGCAACGAAGCGTACATCTCGGAGCTGAAGAAGCTGGAGGCTGCCAGGGACGCCGAGGAGTCTGCCGGACCCGTCGTAGAGACTGCGAACGTATCCCGTACTCTGAGTCTCGGCAATGCCGCAACTttcgcggcagcggacgtCGCAAGGAAAGCGCGCAAAATGTACCTGCCGATCTCGGCCGATTTTGTGGTTGTAGAGTGCACGCTGGAGCGCAAAGGCCTACCACACAACATGGTCGTCGAGGACATTGTCTCCACCTTGACGGAGATGCAGCAAGAGCAGATGGagatgcagcggctgtgTGTTCTCGACGCCATGGCGATtcaggtggaggagagcgagaccAAACCCAGCTCCAGCAGTTGTGCAGTGCAAACTCGAGATAAGATTGTTCCGGTGCTCTACGAGCCGAAAATCGTTGTCTCCCACGCCGGAACGCTGGAAAACGGTACACACTCGTTTCAGCGAATTCGCATTCGCGGCAGCTGTCTCGCTCACGTtgaggcgctggcggcagcgctgcaagACGAGTCTGGAAGCTACTTCACCGACAGGTCGCTGCCCTTCTCCACGGCTTCTGCTACTCTTGCGACAACAGGTAGCAGCGGGGACCAGAATAACCAGGTGGGAGGGTCGTCGCTTCCAAAAAACCTGTCGTTTCgcgccgtgcgtgcgccaagtgctcagcagcgactcACCGGTCACAGCGCCCCTTGCACCTCTGCTGTAGGAGACAAGCTCGGCGATCCCACATCGTGCAGCCGTCATTCGCGCTCGCAGACGCTCACGTTTGCCGCTGACAGCTCCACGCTCGTCACAGACGATGAGCGCCAGTTTTGGAAAGAGAACTATTACCGGCTCTCTGAGACGAAGGTTATTTACCACGATCGCGTCGACGCGGCAGACGCACTCGGTCAGTCGTGGCAGTCTCTGCCTCCACGTGTCCACGAGCACCTCGCCTTACTgaaccgccgcctcgcgccaGGCGATTCCGCGGCTAACCAGGATCATGATGAAGATGGTGGCACCACTGCGTCAGGAAAGCGGAAGCGGAAAAAGGGTGGCAAGAAGACGAAACGGAAGACGGCCGaaaagaaggaggcggcggccaccgcagcactAGGGCTGGCGCCGGAGAAGCTCTTCGAGTACCTCTGCACCGACATGGAGGCAGAGAGCGCGCGGCACGACCTGCGTGCCGGTGACTGCATGGGGTACGACTACCTTCTCAACTTGCGGCGCATTCCAGACAAGCACCTTCCTCTGGTTGCCCCTGCCGTAGCGTCCGTCGCATCCAAGGGTTTCATCAACTAC
Proteins encoded:
- a CDS encoding phosphopantetheinyl transferase-like protein; the encoded protein is MTKLLVANAGTWQPSPEQFSSAVEQLHREDSVRRAIESARVSATRQGSMHPSPENKARLLARHLLLCELTDCGNTQAKRQFCKRDVRLLTSAYGKPLTAPYRDGNYSVTHVAEWVCCAHSMAAPLGVDVAAVHPQDSAPFSLCLSKQELARVEAVQRKQRPSLFALFWTLKEAVLKALGLGLSTRLQMCDICLDSVKLENLSLLPNVEPASVYTAPKYRLMVSLQGNTKQAWACSCFMLPGDPPHILSVVLREEVMDGVIEVMFVSPQTALRK
- a CDS encoding cytochrome c oxidase assembly factor-like protein, which codes for MNWYENRKLDKPELAPDFQSMQSVSLKPKTQLGGPFRLRESRTGKYITNDELFQNKWTLLYFGFSKCSEICPNTLRFISEVMKACDAEYGSDSKLAAEEKNLQAVFLSIDFIRDKPDVVEQFVRKYDPRVRGLCGTREEVEAAARAWRVYYSSVDETDEERDAREAAGVAAPRIDDTYQFDHSSAIYLVGPDGKMKDFFFKEMGLNDTVSRIGVHYSDVYGFSDTRQATRP